From a region of the Asterias amurensis chromosome 2, ASM3211899v1 genome:
- the LOC139954151 gene encoding small ribosomal subunit protein mS25-like gives MPMKGRFPLRRTLRYLQQGSVYLKDDVKILIINFNTFGMPSKGTRDFVFYNLPQLQFKNPSIQMKTFKNITPSPFIRCFLGEDGEVLIDTDSKSNLEIIEHLNKVLGKSEEVLERERKAQESRSNPAHFGDGYLRKCICEIPGQVPCPGLVPLPQELRGKFRDICDRSLKPPRGVLPDS, from the exons ATGCCGATGAAAGGTCGCTTTCCGCTGAGGCGGACATTAAGATATCTTCAGCAAGGCAGTGTCTACTTGAAGGACGATGTAAAAATCCTGATAATAAACTTCAACACATTTGGAATGCCGAGTAAAGGAACAag AGACTTTGTATTCTACAATCTACCTCAGCTCCAGTTCAAGAACCCTTCCATTCAAATGAAAACTTTCAAGAATATCACACCATCACCTTTCATCAGATGTTTTCTAG gtGAAGATGGTGAAGTGTTGATAGACACAGACAGTAAAAGCAACCTGGAAATCATTGAACACCTCAACAAAGTACTTGGAAAATCTGA GGAGGTGTTGGAAAGAGAACGCAAAGCCCAAGAGAGTCGATCCAATCCAGCCCACTTTGGAGATGGCTATCTAAGAAAGTGCATATGTGAGATCCCTGGCCAAGTACCTTGCCCTGGACTGGTACCCCTTCCACAGGAACTCCGAGGCAAATTCAGAGACATATGTGACCGCTCACTAAAACCTCCTAGGGGCGTGTTACCAGACTCGTAG